A window from Neoarius graeffei isolate fNeoGra1 chromosome 14, fNeoGra1.pri, whole genome shotgun sequence encodes these proteins:
- the LOC132897740 gene encoding transmembrane protein 238-like — MMVLVCAMVSRCIGGCVPFFVLGVIFDVIGLTVLLVGALANLRLNGRFYGDFLIYTGSIVVFLSLVWWVLWYTGTVMISSDEQEKNTLDSLALWARRMSSSLSHRSMEVREKNKGVDAQELMNESVPVHINIPTRTVRQISGMEGNENAAFQRSVELPTPSDKTVEMDGLRSARIEILL, encoded by the coding sequence atgatggtgttggTGTGCGCCATGGTGTCGAGGTGTATCGGGGGCTGCGTGCCGTTCTTCGTGCTTGGCGTGATTTTTGACGTGATCGGCTTGACTGTGCTGCTCGTCGGTGCGCTCGCCAACCTGCGCCTGAACGGCCGCTTTTACGGCGACTTTCTCATCTACACGGGCTCCATCGTGGTGTTCCTGAGCCTCGTGTGGTGGGTGCTGTGGTACACTGGGACCGTCATGATCTCCTCGgacgagcaggagaaaaacacgcTGGACAGCTTGGCGCTGTGGGCGCGCAGAATGTCCTCAAGTCTTTCGCACAGATCCATGGAGGTGAGAGAGAAGAACAAGGGCGTCGATGCTCAAGAGCTGATGAACGAGTCCGTGCCTGTGCACATTAACATTCCCACCAGAACAGTGCGGCAGATCTCGGGGATGGAAGGCAATGAAAACGCAGCTTTCCAAAGAAGTGTTGAGCTGCCAACACCAAGTGACAAAACAGTGGAGATGGATGGTCTGAGGAGCGCACGAATAGAGATTCTTCTCTGA